Proteins from one Niallia circulans genomic window:
- a CDS encoding amino acid ABC transporter substrate-binding protein/permease gives MTRFPKLILFFVVLLTTLSMLSPLTNVKAAEKTYQIATDITFAPFEFQDTSGEFVGIDMDLVAAIAKDQGFKYEIKPLGFNAAVQALESKQVDAVIAGMSITAERKIKFNFSDPYFDSGIIMAVSESNDDVSSYNDLKGKKVAVKTGTEGASFAESIKDKYGFSIVTFDDSANMYEDVKTGNSVAVFDDYPVLAYGIKQGNGLKSVTDKEAGASYGFAVSKGENSELLEMFNTGLANLKASGEYQKIMDKYLETGSNTAATKDTGFFGLLKESMPSLMTGLKMTLILTVVSLIIATIVGIVFGLMRIAKSKLLRTIAMIYIDIFRGTPLIVQAFFIYFGIPAAFDFRITAFAAGLITLSLNAGAYMAEIVRGGIQSVDKGQMEAARSLGLPYGKAMLKVVLPQAIQLMIPAFINQFVITLKDTSILSIIGINELTQSGKIIIARNLESFQMWIIVGIMYFIVIMILTKVSNVLERRIKNGKA, from the coding sequence ATAACAAGATTTCCAAAGTTAATTTTGTTCTTTGTAGTTTTACTGACTACGTTAAGTATGCTTTCTCCACTAACAAATGTGAAGGCTGCAGAGAAAACATATCAGATTGCTACAGATATTACTTTTGCTCCATTTGAATTCCAAGATACGAGTGGTGAGTTCGTTGGAATTGATATGGACCTTGTTGCAGCAATTGCTAAAGATCAAGGATTTAAATATGAAATTAAACCACTTGGCTTTAATGCTGCAGTTCAAGCACTTGAATCAAAACAAGTAGATGCAGTTATTGCGGGAATGAGCATAACTGCTGAAAGAAAAATAAAATTTAACTTCTCTGACCCATATTTCGACTCAGGAATAATTATGGCTGTTAGTGAGAGTAATGATGATGTTTCATCTTACAATGATTTAAAAGGCAAAAAAGTTGCGGTAAAAACTGGAACAGAAGGTGCCAGCTTCGCAGAAAGTATTAAAGATAAATATGGTTTTTCTATTGTTACATTTGATGACTCTGCAAACATGTACGAAGATGTAAAAACAGGAAACTCTGTTGCCGTTTTTGACGATTATCCTGTATTGGCATACGGAATTAAGCAAGGAAATGGTTTAAAAAGCGTTACAGATAAAGAAGCTGGTGCTTCTTATGGCTTCGCCGTTTCAAAAGGTGAAAACTCGGAGCTTCTAGAAATGTTCAACACAGGGCTTGCTAACTTAAAAGCAAGTGGAGAATACCAGAAGATAATGGACAAATATTTAGAAACTGGCTCTAACACTGCTGCTACAAAAGACACTGGCTTTTTCGGTCTATTGAAAGAAAGCATGCCTAGCTTGATGACAGGTTTAAAAATGACATTAATCCTAACTGTTGTTTCCTTAATTATTGCTACAATAGTTGGTATTGTTTTCGGATTAATGCGTATTGCAAAAAGTAAATTATTACGCACTATTGCTATGATTTATATTGATATATTCCGCGGTACACCATTGATTGTCCAAGCATTCTTTATTTACTTTGGTATTCCAGCAGCATTTGATTTCCGCATTACTGCATTTGCCGCTGGTCTAATCACATTAAGCTTAAATGCTGGTGCTTATATGGCAGAAATCGTCCGCGGGGGTATTCAATCCGTTGATAAGGGGCAAATGGAGGCTGCACGAAGCTTAGGTCTTCCTTACGGTAAGGCGATGTTGAAGGTAGTACTGCCACAAGCTATTCAATTAATGATCCCGGCATTTATTAACCAGTTCGTCATCACATTAAAGGACACGTCTATCCTGTCCATTATTGGCATAAACGAGTTGACGCAAAGCGGTAAGATTATTATTGCAAGAAATCTAGAATCATTCCAAATGTGGATTATCGTCGGCATTATGTACTTTATTGTTATCATGATTCTAACGAAAGTATCGAATGTTCTTGAGAGGAGGATAAAAAATGGCAAAGCTTAA
- a CDS encoding amino acid ABC transporter ATP-binding protein, translated as MAKLNVTNLKKSYGSLEVLKSIDLQVQEGEVVCLIGPSGSGKSTLLRCLNMLEEVTSGEVVVNAQKLTDKSTDINKVREDIGMVFQHFNLFPNLNVLGNITLAPVELKKASKEQAKEKALQLLERVGLKDKALENPARLSGGQKQRVAIARALAMNPDIMLFDEPTSALDPEMVGEVLNVIKQLAQEGMTMVIVTHEMGFAREVADRVIFMDGGYIVEEGTPQEIFGNPQNERTQDFLNKVL; from the coding sequence ATGGCAAAGCTTAATGTCACTAATTTGAAAAAATCATATGGCAGCCTTGAAGTGTTAAAATCAATTGATTTGCAGGTCCAAGAAGGAGAAGTTGTTTGTTTGATCGGCCCTTCTGGTTCTGGAAAAAGTACATTGCTGCGCTGCTTGAATATGCTTGAGGAAGTAACAAGCGGAGAAGTTGTTGTTAATGCTCAAAAACTGACAGATAAAAGCACTGATATCAACAAAGTCAGAGAAGATATCGGCATGGTATTTCAGCATTTTAACCTCTTCCCAAACTTGAATGTCTTAGGGAATATTACACTTGCTCCTGTTGAATTGAAAAAGGCATCGAAGGAACAAGCTAAAGAAAAAGCACTTCAGCTTTTAGAGCGTGTTGGATTAAAGGATAAAGCTTTAGAAAACCCAGCTAGATTATCTGGTGGACAAAAGCAACGTGTCGCTATTGCACGCGCGCTTGCAATGAATCCTGATATTATGCTGTTTGATGAACCGACAAGTGCGCTTGACCCTGAAATGGTCGGAGAAGTGCTAAACGTTATTAAACAATTGGCACAAGAAGGCATGACAATGGTTATTGTTACACATGAAATGGGCTTTGCACGCGAAGTGGCAGACAGAGTCATTTTTATGGATGGTGGTTATATTGTCGAAGAAGGCACTCCACAAGAGATTTTCGGCAATCCGCAAAACGAACGTACACAAGACTTTTTAAACAAAGTACTTTAA
- a CDS encoding SDR family oxidoreductase: MRLQDKVAVITGAGSGMGKQIALLYAKEGAKVTVSDINVDAANATVEEIKSSGGNAIAVLANVAKEEDIQNLIDVTIQTYGTLDILVNNAGIMDNFEPAGDIQDDNWDRIFAINTTSVMRATRKALPIFLEKERGVIINVASAGGIQGARAGAAYTASKHAVVGFTKNTGYMYAQKGIRCNAIAPGGVETNIGASMTNVNPFGMGRVQPGLGVNPRIGKPEEVANVALFLASDESSFVNGTVITADAGWTAF; encoded by the coding sequence ATGAGACTTCAAGACAAAGTTGCAGTTATAACAGGAGCAGGATCAGGGATGGGAAAACAAATTGCCCTTCTTTATGCGAAAGAAGGGGCAAAGGTTACTGTTTCAGATATTAACGTGGATGCAGCAAATGCAACTGTAGAAGAAATTAAGTCTAGTGGCGGCAATGCAATTGCAGTTTTGGCAAATGTTGCTAAGGAAGAGGATATCCAAAATTTAATTGATGTGACAATCCAAACATATGGCACACTTGATATTTTAGTTAATAACGCAGGAATTATGGATAATTTTGAACCTGCAGGTGATATTCAAGATGATAATTGGGACAGAATATTTGCTATTAATACAACAAGTGTGATGCGTGCAACAAGAAAGGCTCTTCCGATTTTCTTGGAAAAGGAGAGGGGAGTTATCATTAATGTAGCATCTGCAGGCGGAATACAAGGTGCAAGGGCAGGTGCTGCTTATACTGCTTCTAAGCATGCAGTTGTTGGATTCACTAAAAACACTGGATACATGTATGCACAAAAAGGGATTCGCTGTAATGCGATTGCACCAGGAGGAGTCGAAACAAACATCGGTGCCTCGATGACAAATGTTAATCCATTTGGAATGGGAAGAGTGCAGCCAGGGCTTGGGGTAAACCCACGCATCGGCAAGCCAGAGGAAGTGGCGAATGTTGCGCTATTCCTTGCATCTGATGAGTCAAGCTTCGTTAATGGTACAGTGATAACTGCAGATGCAGGCTGGACGGCGTTTTAA
- a CDS encoding TetR/AcrR family transcriptional regulator, whose protein sequence is MSSKNDYLDKRILKSKKALKAASLLLMQEKNFKDITITDIVQTADLNRGTFYKHYSYKEDLLNEIMDDVMTDFIASYREPYKNSETFEVSKLTSNAIKVFDHVLKHASFYKLIIHAEIFSRFPYKLCNVLKELSIQDLHVHENDAHIDRELAASYSAYAIYGMIIEWIEAGFKYSSSYMAEQLLLIINRNTTGGVFKPSIENT, encoded by the coding sequence ATGTCTAGTAAAAATGATTATCTTGATAAAAGAATACTCAAATCGAAAAAGGCATTAAAAGCAGCGTCCCTTTTACTGATGCAGGAAAAGAACTTTAAGGATATAACAATCACAGATATTGTCCAAACAGCTGATTTAAATCGAGGCACCTTTTATAAGCATTATTCTTATAAAGAAGATCTATTGAATGAAATTATGGACGATGTAATGACAGACTTTATTGCTTCATACCGCGAGCCTTATAAAAATTCTGAAACCTTTGAAGTGAGTAAATTAACTTCTAACGCAATAAAAGTGTTCGATCATGTTCTAAAGCATGCGAGCTTTTATAAGCTGATCATACACGCTGAAATATTTTCTAGGTTTCCATATAAGCTTTGTAATGTACTTAAAGAATTATCGATTCAAGATTTACATGTACATGAAAATGACGCTCATATTGACAGAGAATTAGCTGCAAGTTATTCTGCCTATGCCATCTATGGCATGATTATTGAATGGATCGAAGCTGGTTTTAAATACAGCTCGAGCTATATGGCCGAACAATTACTGCTCATCATCAACAGAAATACAACAGGTGGTGTATTTAAACCGAGCATTGAAAATACTTAA
- a CDS encoding DoxX family membrane protein, with the protein MFNAFLRENKVASVILTVIRLFLGYSWFKSGFGKLTGDGFDASGFLTNAIENPVTGPDGAVYGWYTSFIEGFAMPNVGLFNVLIPIGELLVGLGLILGCLTTAAALFGVVMNFSFLLAGTISHNPTDILMGLIIMFAGVNAGYYGLDRWVLPFLRKTILKDNKEKPLSPNLRT; encoded by the coding sequence ATGTTTAATGCTTTTTTAAGAGAAAATAAAGTTGCTTCCGTCATTTTAACTGTTATTCGTTTATTTCTTGGTTATTCTTGGTTTAAATCTGGTTTTGGAAAATTGACAGGTGATGGATTCGATGCAAGCGGATTTTTGACAAATGCCATTGAAAACCCTGTTACAGGTCCTGATGGTGCCGTTTACGGCTGGTATACAAGTTTCATAGAAGGATTTGCGATGCCGAATGTTGGATTATTTAACGTATTAATACCAATAGGAGAATTGCTTGTCGGACTTGGGCTGATTCTCGGTTGCTTAACAACTGCAGCTGCCCTCTTTGGAGTAGTAATGAACTTCTCTTTCCTCCTTGCAGGAACAATTTCTCATAACCCTACAGATATACTAATGGGCTTAATCATTATGTTTGCCGGTGTAAATGCAGGATACTATGGACTGGACAGATGGGTGCTGCCATTTTTACGAAAAACTATTCTTAAAGACAATAAGGAAAAACCGTTATCACCTAATTTAAGAACATAA
- the nrdG gene encoding anaerobic ribonucleoside-triphosphate reductase activating protein, with the protein MRVLNIIQDSIVDGPGLRSTIFFAGCPHRCKGCHNPQSWNVGGGTEMKTMEIFELLMKNTLNDITFSGGEPFYQCHDELLTLASALKEKGKNIWCYTGYTWDELISRQSSKAICKLIDVIVDGPFVVEKRDLTLTFMGSRNQRLIDCSRSLSEAKTVLYVI; encoded by the coding sequence ATGAGGGTTTTAAATATCATTCAAGACAGTATTGTCGATGGTCCAGGGTTAAGAAGCACTATTTTCTTTGCTGGCTGTCCTCATAGATGCAAAGGCTGTCACAACCCGCAAAGCTGGAATGTGGGTGGTGGCACGGAGATGAAGACTATGGAAATATTTGAACTTCTGATGAAAAATACGCTCAATGATATTACGTTTAGCGGAGGAGAGCCTTTTTACCAATGTCATGATGAATTACTAACACTTGCCTCAGCACTGAAGGAAAAAGGGAAAAATATTTGGTGTTATACAGGATACACCTGGGACGAGCTTATCAGTCGCCAAAGCAGTAAAGCGATATGTAAGCTGATTGATGTCATCGTAGACGGTCCCTTTGTTGTTGAGAAACGCGACTTGACCCTTACATTTATGGGTAGTAGAAATCAAAGACTGATAGACTGCTCACGCAGTTTATCAGAGGCTAAAACTGTGCTTTATGTTATATAG
- a CDS encoding anaerobic ribonucleoside triphosphate reductase produces the protein MGTYEELMKEFAVITNGDSVDLIQENANMDGMAPMSHMMHFASASTKHFTIERLLSAQAKSAYLSGHIHIHDLDFYSSGTATCCQIPLGKILEGGFNTGHGYMREPKSITSALALTSIILQANQNQQHGGQAIPLFDYDLAPYIQKSFIRNRSKLAGLHASDEEAKDLAWQWTEEETYQACEAFVHECNSMHSRGGGQTPFVSINLGTDITVEGRLLTKSLLLAVKAGLGKGETPIFPIIVFKVKDGINYNKEDVSYDLFQLAIETTSTRLFPNFLFLDAPFNKEHYNGTKESEAATMGCRTRVLGNIHGDSSCIGRGNLSFTSLNLPLIALESDSTEDFFQRLDTYIHIAIVQLYERFQFQGMKRAASFKFLFTQGVWTNGESLSPEDTLEEVWKQGTLSLGFVGLAEALVALTGFHHGEQEDAYKLGLQIVNHMRKRTDEATIDRKLNYSLLATPAESLAGKAQREARRKFGVIKGVTDRPYFTNSFHIPVYYKISAFDKINKEAPFHRLTNGGHITYLELNGDASKNHTAMEQIVRAMKEAGIGYGSINHPVDRCLSCGYKGIIDNTCPSCSAVGEKNFERIRRITGYLVGSLDKWNTAKRSEEQDRVKHL, from the coding sequence ATGGGCACATATGAAGAGTTAATGAAGGAGTTTGCTGTTATAACAAATGGAGATAGTGTTGACCTGATTCAGGAGAATGCCAATATGGATGGAATGGCGCCAATGAGTCATATGATGCATTTTGCTTCTGCCTCCACAAAGCATTTTACGATAGAAAGGCTGCTGTCTGCACAAGCAAAGAGTGCGTACTTAAGCGGGCATATTCATATTCATGATCTTGATTTCTATTCGTCTGGGACTGCAACCTGTTGTCAAATCCCATTAGGAAAGATATTAGAGGGGGGCTTTAATACAGGACATGGTTATATGCGCGAACCAAAGAGCATAACGAGTGCTTTAGCACTCACATCCATTATTCTGCAGGCAAATCAAAACCAGCAGCATGGAGGACAAGCAATCCCGCTTTTTGACTATGATTTGGCACCATATATTCAAAAGTCGTTTATTCGTAACAGAAGCAAATTAGCTGGACTTCATGCAAGCGATGAAGAAGCTAAAGACTTGGCTTGGCAATGGACGGAGGAAGAAACATACCAAGCGTGTGAAGCATTTGTTCATGAATGCAACAGCATGCATTCAAGAGGCGGAGGACAGACACCCTTTGTATCAATAAATTTGGGCACAGATATAACTGTTGAAGGCAGACTCCTCACCAAAAGCCTGCTGCTTGCTGTTAAGGCGGGTTTAGGGAAAGGGGAGACGCCTATATTTCCGATTATTGTTTTTAAAGTGAAGGATGGTATCAATTACAACAAGGAAGATGTTAGCTATGACCTTTTCCAGCTTGCTATTGAAACGACAAGTACTAGGCTGTTTCCTAACTTTCTCTTTCTCGATGCTCCTTTTAACAAAGAGCATTATAATGGCACTAAAGAGTCAGAAGCAGCAACGATGGGCTGCAGAACAAGAGTGCTGGGAAATATCCATGGAGATTCCAGTTGTATTGGCAGGGGAAACCTTTCCTTCACAAGCCTCAATCTTCCCCTTATTGCATTGGAATCTGACTCAACGGAGGATTTTTTTCAGCGTTTAGACACGTATATACATATTGCTATTGTGCAATTATATGAGCGGTTTCAATTTCAAGGCATGAAAAGGGCGGCAAGCTTTAAATTTCTGTTTACACAAGGTGTATGGACAAATGGTGAGTCACTTAGCCCTGAAGATACACTTGAGGAAGTTTGGAAGCAGGGAACATTGTCGCTTGGCTTTGTTGGTCTTGCTGAAGCGCTTGTAGCTTTAACAGGTTTTCATCATGGTGAACAGGAGGATGCCTATAAGCTCGGATTACAAATCGTCAATCATATGCGAAAAAGGACAGATGAAGCGACAATAGACAGGAAGTTAAACTACTCGCTTTTAGCAACACCAGCAGAATCTCTTGCTGGCAAGGCACAAAGGGAAGCAAGAAGGAAATTCGGTGTTATAAAGGGAGTGACAGATCGTCCTTACTTTACAAACAGCTTTCATATACCAGTTTATTACAAAATCAGCGCCTTTGATAAAATCAATAAAGAAGCTCCCTTTCACCGGCTGACAAATGGAGGACATATAACTTATTTAGAACTGAATGGAGATGCAAGCAAAAATCATACGGCGATGGAACAAATTGTGCGGGCGATGAAGGAAGCTGGCATCGGGTATGGAAGTATCAATCATCCTGTTGATCGCTGTCTTTCTTGCGGTTATAAAGGAATTATTGATAACACCTGTCCAAGCTGCAGTGCTGTCGGTGAGAAAAACTTTGAACGGATCCGCAGAATAACTGGATATCTTGTTGGCTCACTGGATAAGTGGAATACAGCAAAACGGTCGGAAGAGCAGGATCGTGTGAAGCATTTATGA
- a CDS encoding alpha/beta hydrolase yields the protein MSKGTIKEILFNSNELQEEIKLLVYLPPDYSALYKYHLLIAQDGKDYFQLGRIGRIADELHSNHHIQGTIIVGIPYKDIADRRAKYHPDGEQTQSYIRFLAHELVPFLDNEFPTYQMGLGRGLIGDSLGATVSLMTALKYPHTFGKIMLQSPYVNKEVLTAVDDFQSFHLLEIFHIIGNQETAVKTSSNTIEDFLEPNRNLANLLRKSNADYYYEEFDGNHTWKFWQPYLKNILMQMYPS from the coding sequence ATGTCGAAAGGGACAATTAAAGAAATTTTATTCAACAGCAACGAATTACAAGAAGAGATAAAACTACTTGTTTATTTGCCTCCAGACTATTCTGCTTTATATAAGTATCATCTATTAATCGCTCAGGATGGAAAGGATTATTTTCAGCTGGGGCGGATTGGCAGGATTGCAGATGAACTGCATTCAAATCATCATATTCAAGGAACGATAATTGTCGGAATACCTTATAAAGACATCGCTGACAGAAGGGCTAAATACCATCCGGACGGAGAACAAACGCAAAGCTATATCCGTTTCCTTGCACATGAGCTTGTGCCATTTTTGGACAATGAATTTCCGACATATCAAATGGGGCTTGGACGTGGACTTATCGGTGATTCATTAGGAGCAACAGTATCCCTTATGACTGCATTAAAGTACCCGCATACATTCGGCAAGATAATGCTGCAGTCTCCATATGTAAATAAGGAAGTACTGACAGCTGTTGATGATTTTCAGTCCTTTCATCTGCTTGAAATATTTCATATAATCGGCAACCAAGAAACCGCTGTCAAAACTTCAAGCAATACAATTGAAGACTTCCTTGAACCTAATCGGAATTTGGCTAACCTGCTCCGTAAATCGAATGCTGATTACTATTACGAGGAATTCGATGGAAATCATACATGGAAATTCTGGCAGCCGTACTTAAAGAATATTTTAATGCAAATGTATCCAAGCTAA
- a CDS encoding 2'-5' RNA ligase family protein, with protein MKYGIAIFPGKELQDLANSYRKRYDPKYALIPPHITLVGEFNADNDEIKAISDKLQKVASHYHSIAIKVLKISTFQPVNNVIYLKIEQNSNLEDLHTEIINTIGVTHEHPFIPHVTLGQQLSNDEHLDLYSSLRMRTFSHEETADRFHLLYELENGSWTVFETFRLGKDE; from the coding sequence ATGAAATATGGCATCGCTATTTTTCCAGGAAAAGAGCTGCAAGATTTAGCTAATTCTTACCGTAAGCGTTATGATCCCAAATACGCTCTAATACCGCCACATATAACATTAGTTGGCGAATTTAATGCAGATAATGATGAGATTAAAGCAATCAGCGACAAATTGCAGAAAGTGGCGAGCCATTACCATTCTATTGCCATTAAAGTTTTGAAAATCAGCACATTTCAGCCTGTCAATAATGTCATTTATCTTAAAATTGAACAAAACTCAAATTTAGAAGACCTACATACGGAAATTATTAATACAATTGGTGTTACACATGAGCATCCGTTTATTCCGCATGTCACACTTGGTCAGCAGCTTTCTAATGACGAACATTTAGATTTATACAGCAGCTTAAGAATGCGGACGTTCAGCCATGAAGAAACAGCTGATCGGTTTCATCTTTTGTATGAACTGGAAAATGGATCATGGACTGTATTTGAAACATTTCGTCTTGGTAAAGACGAATAA
- a CDS encoding DUF421 domain-containing protein, giving the protein MDFFHIGSELVFGFIALLLFTKILGKTVITQVTTFDFVCVLVIGELVGNAMYDQDTGIKEILYAVIIWGTLIFLTEFLTQKFRRSRSLLEGKPSIIIQKGKIDYEQLKKNHLDLNQLQHLLRTKDIFSIKECHYAILETDGTINTIKKQAYTAPARNELQLPSEDSTMPISLILDGEIIDENLTAVGWDKKKLLLELSELGIHSHKTVLYAEWHENDPLYVQNF; this is encoded by the coding sequence ATGGATTTTTTCCACATCGGATCTGAGCTCGTTTTTGGATTTATCGCACTTCTTCTTTTCACTAAAATATTGGGAAAAACCGTTATCACCCAAGTAACAACCTTTGATTTTGTTTGTGTGCTCGTCATTGGAGAATTAGTAGGAAATGCGATGTATGATCAAGATACAGGTATTAAGGAAATATTATATGCAGTAATTATTTGGGGTACGCTGATTTTTCTGACAGAATTTTTAACACAGAAATTTCGCCGCTCTCGCAGTTTGCTTGAAGGAAAACCATCCATTATTATTCAAAAAGGGAAAATTGATTATGAACAGCTGAAGAAAAATCACCTTGATCTTAATCAGCTTCAGCATCTGCTGCGGACAAAAGACATCTTTTCCATAAAAGAGTGTCATTATGCGATATTGGAAACAGATGGGACAATCAATACGATAAAAAAACAGGCATATACAGCCCCTGCTCGCAACGAGCTTCAACTCCCAAGCGAAGACAGCACAATGCCTATCAGTCTTATATTAGATGGCGAAATTATTGATGAAAACTTGACTGCAGTCGGCTGGGATAAGAAAAAGCTCCTCTTAGAATTATCTGAATTAGGAATTCATTCTCACAAAACAGTTTTGTATGCAGAATGGCATGAAAATGACCCTTTATATGTACAAAACTTTTAA
- a CDS encoding UvrD-helicase domain-containing protein, producing METAYYYDRLIHLYTETRSDWQKWHEAGKKGLLACAVCGEAVKLYLGIKAKPHFYHASNLEACVIKATPAVKETAATAESEETNGFRLPKSRSISTTSSVPELSFKEPKIIKTTCDSVTLHHTDLQSTDSYLHALSRSGVRLDDFQSKAVTTNDRAVLVVAGAGSGKTRVLTARTAYLIHEKEVDPASIMLVTFTSKAALEMKERLMKYPDMSKAIISRIVSGTFHSILYQILLFHEPDKWKRTNLLASNWQKELVLKEIGTELGIDMKDFPIDAALQLIGAWKNSLQFPNEIKPASDWEEKVLPLYKKYEERKHIKGLYDFDDMLVGGYYFFLENPTILETYQNRFSHFLLDEFQDINKVQYEWIKLMSQKAESVYAVGDDDQAIYAFRGSDPKYLLDYEKDFTNAKVIYLQNNYRSTNEIVAAANEVIKINKNRRPKKMAATYSGGNPLLFYPYDEEEEATMIVTDIIEKIQAGAEPKDFAILFRTNTNSRAMFERLSSSSLPFRLEQDSGSFYSRFIVRSMLAYLKLAVDPDDQHAVSNLLPTLFLKKSVLQDLKALSILEDCTLADGFAKIKTGFAFQESKLKKMPAAFQKLKSASPLEAIAYIEKELGFNDFIKKRGNEGNQWDKGSDDLRDLKVVAKKFGTIAEFVAYTDHMIAMNTELKKQYQDTKNAITLTTIHRAKGLEYKTVYILGTVDGSIPHEYALEAYRNSDTLPMEEERRLLYVSMTRSMEKLYVSIPMHLRGRKAKTSRFLNAVKLADLPKGEI from the coding sequence ATGGAAACAGCCTACTATTATGATAGATTAATACATTTATATACTGAGACCCGAAGCGACTGGCAAAAATGGCATGAAGCAGGAAAAAAAGGACTCCTTGCTTGCGCTGTTTGCGGTGAGGCCGTAAAGCTTTATTTAGGGATAAAAGCTAAGCCGCATTTTTACCATGCTTCTAATTTAGAGGCTTGTGTTATTAAAGCTACTCCTGCTGTCAAGGAGACTGCTGCTACTGCAGAGTCCGAAGAAACAAACGGCTTCCGATTGCCTAAGTCACGTTCCATTTCAACAACATCCTCTGTTCCCGAATTAAGCTTCAAAGAACCAAAAATAATTAAAACTACCTGTGACTCTGTGACTCTGCATCATACTGACTTACAAAGTACAGATTCTTATTTACATGCACTCTCACGTAGTGGTGTGCGGCTTGATGATTTCCAAAGCAAAGCAGTTACTACAAATGATAGGGCGGTTTTAGTCGTCGCCGGAGCAGGCAGTGGAAAAACACGTGTGTTAACTGCAAGGACTGCCTACCTTATTCATGAGAAAGAAGTAGATCCTGCTTCCATTATGCTTGTTACCTTTACAAGCAAAGCAGCACTGGAAATGAAGGAACGCCTTATGAAATATCCTGACATGTCAAAAGCCATCATCAGCCGGATTGTTTCTGGGACCTTTCACAGCATACTCTATCAAATCCTGCTTTTTCATGAGCCTGACAAATGGAAAAGGACGAATCTTTTGGCAAGCAACTGGCAAAAGGAACTGGTATTAAAAGAAATTGGCACAGAGCTTGGCATTGATATGAAGGATTTCCCAATTGATGCAGCCCTGCAATTAATAGGAGCATGGAAGAATTCCCTCCAGTTTCCGAATGAAATTAAGCCTGCTTCTGACTGGGAAGAAAAAGTCTTACCACTATACAAAAAGTATGAAGAAAGAAAACATATAAAAGGACTCTATGATTTTGACGACATGCTTGTTGGTGGGTATTACTTTTTCCTTGAAAATCCTACGATACTTGAAACATACCAGAACAGGTTCTCCCATTTTCTGCTGGACGAATTTCAGGATATAAATAAAGTTCAATATGAATGGATTAAATTGATGTCCCAAAAGGCTGAAAGTGTTTATGCTGTTGGTGATGATGATCAGGCTATTTATGCATTTCGAGGCAGTGACCCGAAATACCTGCTTGATTATGAAAAGGATTTTACAAATGCAAAGGTTATTTATTTGCAGAATAACTATCGTTCGACAAATGAAATTGTAGCTGCTGCAAATGAAGTTATAAAAATAAACAAAAATAGGCGTCCTAAAAAAATGGCAGCGACATATTCTGGAGGTAACCCTCTTCTTTTTTACCCTTATGATGAAGAAGAAGAAGCAACAATGATTGTGACAGATATAATCGAAAAAATCCAAGCTGGAGCAGAGCCAAAGGATTTTGCGATTTTATTTAGAACAAATACAAATAGCAGGGCAATGTTTGAACGACTTTCTTCCTCCAGTCTGCCATTTAGACTAGAGCAGGACTCTGGTTCCTTTTACAGCCGCTTTATCGTCAGGAGTATGCTCGCCTATTTAAAGCTTGCTGTCGATCCAGATGATCAGCATGCAGTCAGCAATTTATTGCCAACATTATTCCTGAAAAAAAGCGTGCTTCAGGATTTGAAGGCTTTAAGCATTTTAGAGGACTGCACGTTGGCTGATGGCTTTGCCAAAATTAAAACAGGCTTTGCCTTCCAGGAATCCAAATTAAAAAAGATGCCAGCTGCTTTCCAAAAATTAAAATCAGCTTCACCACTTGAGGCGATTGCCTATATTGAAAAAGAACTCGGCTTTAACGATTTCATAAAAAAACGGGGTAATGAAGGCAATCAATGGGATAAAGGCTCTGACGATCTCCGTGACTTGAAGGTTGTCGCAAAAAAATTCGGCACGATTGCTGAATTTGTTGCCTATACAGACCATATGATTGCCATGAATACAGAACTAAAAAAGCAATACCAAGATACAAAAAATGCGATTACCTTAACAACCATTCATCGTGCCAAAGGACTAGAATATAAAACTGTCTACATTTTGGGAACGGTCGACGGCTCTATCCCACATGAATACGCCTTGGAGGCATACCGCAACAGTGATACCCTGCCAATGGAAGAGGAAAGGCGTTTATTGTATGTTTCCATGACAAGATCAATGGAGAAGCTGTATGTATCTATTCCAATGCATTTGCGTGGGCGAAAAGCAAAAACCTCCCGTTTCTTAAATGCTGTAAAGCTTGCAGATTTGCCAAAAGGTGAAATATAA